The following nucleotide sequence is from Paeniglutamicibacter kerguelensis.
GCGGGGCAGGGCTTCATCGCCCTGGCCGCGCTGATCTTCGGCCGCTGGAACCCGATCGGGGCGTTCTTCGCGGCGCTGCTCTTCGGTTTCACGCTGAACCTCTCCTACGTGCTGACGATCCTCGGCACCCCGGTCCCGAGCCAGTTCATGCAGATGCTGCCGTACGCGGTGACGATCTTCGCGGTGGCAGGCCTGGTCGGAAAGTCCAAGGCGCCCGCCGCCGTCGGCGAACCGTACGTGAAGGAATAACGGGCCCATGGAACCGGAAACCATCGACCCGGCCACCTGGGAAAGACTCCGGGTGGCCGCGGTCGCGGCCATGGAACGGGCCTACGCGCCGTACTCGAAGTTCAAGGTCGGTGCCGCGGCACTGACAGAGGGCGGCCGGATCGTCTCCGGCTGCAACGTGGAGAACGCCGCCTACGGGGTCACCCTGTGCGCCGAATGCTCGATGGTCGGCGAGCTCTTTGCCACCGGCGGCGGCAAGTTGCGGGCCTTCTACTGCGTCGACGCGTCCGGCGGGCCGCTGATGCCGTGCGGCCGCTGCCGGCAATTGCTCTCCGAGCACCGCGGGGAAAACCTGGAATTGATGACCCCGCGCGGAATCCAGACCATGGACCAGGTGCTGCCCGACGCGTTCGGGCCGCACAACCTCTAGCACCGATCTCTAGCCCCGATGGCCCACCGGCCGGACCCCCAGGAGTGAACGATGAGCACTGAAAACTTTGACGCGGTCGACATCATCCGCATCAAGCGCGACCGCGGCACGCTCAGTGCCGAGCAGATCGACTGGACCATCGACGCCTACACCCGCGGCGCCATTGCCGAGGAGCAGATGGCCGCGCTGAACATGGCGATCCTGCTCAACGGCATGGACCGGGCGGAGATCTCCCGCTGGACCACCGCCATGATCAATTCGGGGGAGCGCATGGACTTCTCCTCGCTGCGCAACGCGGACGGCACCGTGAAGCGGACGACCGACAAGCACTCGACCGGCGGGGTGGGGGACAAGATCACCCTGCCGCTGGCCCCGCTGGTCGCCGTCTTCGGTGTGGCCGTCCCGCAGCTCTCGGGCCGCGGGCTCGGGCACACCGGCGGCACGCTGGACAAGCTCGAATCCATCGCCGGCTGGCGGGCCGAGCTGACCAACGAGGCCATGATGCGCCAGCTCTCCGAAGTCGGCGCGGTCATCTGCGCCGCCGGGGCCGGACTGGCCCCGGCGGACAAGAAGCTCTACGCGCTGCGCGATGTCACCGGAACCGTGGAGGCCATCCCGCTGATCGCATCCTCCATCATGAGCAAGAAGATCGCCGAGGGCACCGGGGCCCTGGTGCTGGACGTGAAGGTCGGCTCCGGCGCGTTCATGAAGTCATTGGAAGACGCCCGCGAACTGGCCCGCACCATGGTGAACCTGGGCACCGACGCCGGGGTCCACACCGTGGCGCTGCTGACCAACATGGACACCCCGCTGGGTCTGACCGCAGGCAACGCCATCGAGGTCGAGGAATCGATCGAGGTGCTCGCCGGCGGCGGACCGGCCGACGTCGTGGAACTGACGCTCGCACTGGCCACCGAGATGCTGGCGGGCGCCGGAATCCGCGACGCCGACGTGGCCGCCGCACTGAAGGACGGCCGTGCCATGGACAAGTGGCGCGCCATGATCGCGGCGCAGGGCGGGGACAACGACGCCCCGCTGCCGGTGGCCAAGGAATCGGAGGTCGTCTACGCGCAGGCCGACGGCGTGCTCGCCTCCCTCGACGCGATGGACGTCGGCGTCGCGGCCTGGCGCCTGGGTGCCGGGCGCGCCCGCCGGGAGGACCCGGTGCAGGCCGGCGCCGGCGTGCGGCTGCACGCCAAGCCGGGGGACGTGGTGCGCCGAGGCCAGCCGCTGGCGACCATGCTCACCGACACCCCCGAGCGCTTCGAGCGGGCCCGCCCGCTGTTGGAGGGCGCGGCGGTCATTGCCCCCGCCGGAAGCCGCCCGAACATGGAACTGATCCTGGAGCGGATCGCCGCTTCCTGATGCCCGCGGCGGGCGGGACCCGGGGGTTGTCCCTGACTCATCCCCGGGTCCTGCCCCGATTCATCCCTTGGTTGGATTCACGTGGAGTCACCGATCAGCGAAAATTGGTATTGAATGGTTGCAGGAGGTTTCTCCCCGCCGCGCCTCCACCAGGAGCCAGCTCGGTAATTTCCAAGGAAAGTCGGTAGAAAAGTGGATCTCATCAACGAGGCCATAGTCCACGCGGCAAACGCCTGGTGGATCCTGCCGACCGTCTACGTCTTCTGCCTCATTGACGGATTCCTGCCAATCCTGCCCAGCGAGACCTTGCTGGTCGCCCTCGGTGCCGTCGCTGCAAGCACCGGCGAACCCAACGTGTTCCTGCTGATCCTGGTTGGGGCCGCCGGAGCCATCAGCGGGGACCAGATCGCCTACCGGATCGGGCGCCGCATCGGCACCGACCGCTTCGCGTGGATGCGCCGCAAGCGGACCACCAAGCTCTTCGCCTTTGCCCGCAAGGAACTCTCGGTGCGCGGTGCCATGCTGATCTTCACGGCCCGCTACATCCCGATCGGGCGCGTGGTGGTGAACCTGAGTGCCGGGGCCACCGGCTATTCCCTCAAGCGCTTCACACTGCTTGATGTCATGGGTTGCCTGACGTGGGCAAGCTACTCCGTGGCGATCGGGGTCGTTGCGGGCGGCTGGTTCCACGACAACAAGATCCTGGGCATCGTGCTGTCGGTGGCACTGGCCATCGTCCTGGGCTATCTCATCGACAAGGTGATCCACGCGGTGCTCAAGCGCCTGGGACGGTTGGGCAACGAACACGATTTCCCCGACGAGACCCTTGCCGCCGTGGATGCACCAACGCAGGACCAAGCCCCGCTGCGCGTCCCGGGGGATTCCGGGCCAGGGGAGACCCCCGCCTGAACCCGTGGCGACGGGGCGGTGAACAATTGCCCCGACTTCAGCACGGCCCACTGTCGGAACCCGGGCAGCCCCGATAGGCTGGGCAGGTGACTGACGAGATGATCCACATTGCATACGACCCATCCTTCGACTTCCGGGCACTGCCCAAGGTTTCG
It contains:
- a CDS encoding thymidine phosphorylase produces the protein MSTENFDAVDIIRIKRDRGTLSAEQIDWTIDAYTRGAIAEEQMAALNMAILLNGMDRAEISRWTTAMINSGERMDFSSLRNADGTVKRTTDKHSTGGVGDKITLPLAPLVAVFGVAVPQLSGRGLGHTGGTLDKLESIAGWRAELTNEAMMRQLSEVGAVICAAGAGLAPADKKLYALRDVTGTVEAIPLIASSIMSKKIAEGTGALVLDVKVGSGAFMKSLEDARELARTMVNLGTDAGVHTVALLTNMDTPLGLTAGNAIEVEESIEVLAGGGPADVVELTLALATEMLAGAGIRDADVAAALKDGRAMDKWRAMIAAQGGDNDAPLPVAKESEVVYAQADGVLASLDAMDVGVAAWRLGAGRARREDPVQAGAGVRLHAKPGDVVRRGQPLATMLTDTPERFERARPLLEGAAVIAPAGSRPNMELILERIAAS
- a CDS encoding cytidine deaminase; the protein is MEPETIDPATWERLRVAAVAAMERAYAPYSKFKVGAAALTEGGRIVSGCNVENAAYGVTLCAECSMVGELFATGGGKLRAFYCVDASGGPLMPCGRCRQLLSEHRGENLELMTPRGIQTMDQVLPDAFGPHNL
- a CDS encoding DedA family protein; translation: MDLINEAIVHAANAWWILPTVYVFCLIDGFLPILPSETLLVALGAVAASTGEPNVFLLILVGAAGAISGDQIAYRIGRRIGTDRFAWMRRKRTTKLFAFARKELSVRGAMLIFTARYIPIGRVVVNLSAGATGYSLKRFTLLDVMGCLTWASYSVAIGVVAGGWFHDNKILGIVLSVALAIVLGYLIDKVIHAVLKRLGRLGNEHDFPDETLAAVDAPTQDQAPLRVPGDSGPGETPA